GTTGACGGTGAAGAAGGCTCCAGGACGCAGCACACCGAACACGATCACCAGCGACACCATGGCGAGGAAGAGGCGGAAGGTGTCGCTCGTCACGACTCGTCGCCAGAACGGCGGACGCTGGTACAGATCTGCGGAGCCGATCACGGCGGTGGACATGGTCTCCTCATTGGGGGCGATCATGGTTACTTCCCTTCCTTCTCGCCGCTCGTCATCGCCGCGACGAGATCATCGACGGAGGTGGTGGCCGCGTCGAACGTCGCGACGCGCTGACCGAGCCGGAGCACCTCGACTCGGTCGCTGACCTCGAGCACCTGAGGCATGTTGTGGCTGATGAGGACGACGGCGATGCCGGCGTCGCGCACTCGGCGGATGAGCTCGAGCACCTGCTTCGTCTGGACCACGCCGAGAGCCGCGGTGGGTTCATCCATGAAGATGATCCGCTTCGCCCACATGGCCGCGCGGGCAACGGCGACCGACTGCTTCTGTCCGCCGGACAGCTCGGCGACCGGAGCGGTGATGTCTTTGAGCTTGACCCCGAGATCCGACATCTCGCGCTCGGCGGTGTCGAGCATGCGCTTGCGGTCGAGGAACCCGAGTGCACCGAGCACGCCGCTGCGCATCAGCTCACGGCCCAGATAGAGATTCGCCGCGGGATCCAGATCCTGCGCGAGCGCCAGGTCCTGATAGACGGTCTCGATGCCGTAGCGGCGGGCGTCGTGCGGGTTCTCGAAGGCGACCGGCTTGCCGTCGAAGCGGATCTCTCCCGAGTCCGGACGGATGGCGCCGGCGAGCATCTTGACGAGCGTACTCTTGCCGGCACCGTTGTCGCCGATGAGCGAGACGATCTCGCCGGGGTAGACGGTGAAGTCGGCGCCGCGCACCGCGCGGACGTGACCGAAGGACTTCACGATGCCGCTCGCCTGGAGCAGCGGCTCGCGCTGGGCTGTGGATGTCATGTCTCAAATCTCCTGTGAGGTGGGGAGGATCACCAGGTCGCGGATGTTGACGTGGCGAGGACGGGTCAGCATGAAAAGGACTGCTTCGGCGACATCCGTCGAGTCGATGCCCCTGGCGGCGGCGATCTCGGCAGCAATCTCCGTGGCCGCGTCCTCACCGATGCCCCAGAGCTCGTTGAGGACGACGCCCGGGGCGATCGCACCCATGCGAACCCCGGTCCCGACGAGTTGGCGTCGCACGCCGTGGGTGAACGACTGCATGGCGTGCTTCGATGCCGAGTAGACGGGCTCCCAGTGAATTGCCTGATGCCCCGACACCGAACTCGTGACGATGATGTCGCCGGAGCCGGCGGCGATCATGGCGGGCAGCGCTTCGCGGACCAGCGCCATGGCGCCGAAGACGTTGACATCGAGCAGGGCGCGCACCTCCGCGAGGTCGGCCTCGGCGAAATCGCCCGGAAGATAGAGGCCGGCGTTGGCGAGGAGCACGTCGATGCTGCCGAAGCGGTCCGTCGCGGCACCGATGATCTCCGATGCGCCGCCGTCGGCGGACACGTCCACCGGCACGGCCAAGTGCTCCCCGGGCAGCGACTGCGCGACCTGGCGCAGCCGCTCCGCGTTCCGACCCACGAGAACGACGCTCGCCCCCGCGTCGGCCAGTGCCCGCGCGTAGGCGCGGCCGATCCCGGAGCTCGCCCCCGTGACCACTGCGGTTGTTCCAGCAAGCTGTTCCATTGCTCGCCCCTTCCCTGTGCGCCGTTCTGGATCCGGCGTCGTTCGATGTGTGATCATCCGATTTCGCCCGCCAGCATCGTGCGCCGTAGCAGCTCGTCGGGGCGGGTGTCGATCCGCGAGGCGTGTGCGTCCGAGAGGAACACCGGGCCTCCGATCGACAGTGCCGCGCCGAGGACCTCCGCGCACTTGACGGTCATCTGGGTGATCGAGAGCGCCTCTTCGGCGGATCCCGCGAGCGCGAACACTCCGTGGTTGCGCAGGTAGATCACGCGCGGGCGCTCGCCGTGCCGATCGATGTGCTCGCGCAGGGCGTTGGATACCGCGCGGGCAAGGGGCAGGCCGGGATCGATATAGGGGACCATCAGCGGGTGGCGCCCCATCACGACGATCTGGTCGGGGAACAGCGAGCCCTCGATGAGCAGATCGGCGCGATCCGAGCACAGCAGCGCGTTCACCGGCACGGGGTGGGTGTGCAAGACGGCATCGACGCCGTCCAGACGTTGGCAGACGGCGTGCAGCACGGACTCCACGGAAGGTCGCCCGCGGCCCCACGTGGTGGCTCGACTGAAGAGCTCGCGCACGAACTCGTCGTCACCCTCGGGTCCCTCGTCGATCGCCGCCCAATAGCTCGGGAGGTCGACCTCGACGAAACTCTCGGGCCCGGCTTCGCTCATCGAGGTGCCCGTGGCCTTCACGAGCATGCGATCATCGGCCGTGCGGAGCGAGGTGTTGCCCTCTGCGAGGATGGCGAACTCGCGTTCGGGATCCCCGGCGCGTCGGGTGAGGTCCACGATCTCTGCGATACGAGAGTGGGCAGTGTCGGTCATGCGGGGGTCTCCTTGACGAGTGCGGTGTCGGTCGTCGGGTAGTGGCGGACGTGGGCGTCATCGAGAGCGTCGAACACCTCGGCGGGATGCGAGACTGCGCCGTCTGCGGCCGCCTGGATGGCGACGGTGCCGATCGCGGTCGCCTCGGCCGGCCCGGCGATGACGGGGAGGCCAGTTAATTCCGCGGTGAGACGGCACAGTCGATCGTTGCGGGATCCTCCGCCGACGATGCGGATGCGTGCGGGCTGCACCCCGGTGAGCGCGACAGTGTCGCGGACACCGGACGCGTAGGCCGCGGCGAGACTGTCGATGATCGCGTGCACGACGCTGACGCGGCCGTTCGGCAGCGCGCGACCGGCCGCGATGCAGAGCGCGCGCACGCGCGTCTCCATCGGCCCGGTTCCGAACAGTTCGGGCGCAGAGGTGGTGAAGGTTCGGGGATCGAACGGCAGACGCTGTACGGATTCGAGCAGCGAAGCGAGATCGGGGGATCCCCACTCTCGCAGGCACTCCTGCAGGATCCACAATCCGGTCTGATTCTGCAGCAGCAGTGTGCCGGTGGCGCCGTGTTCGTTCGAGAACCCCCGCAGCCGCGCTTCCTCGGTGGTGAGTGGAGCGGCGAGCGCGGCCCCGACGAGTGACCAGGTGCCGCTGGAGATGAGGACCTCTGCGACGCCGTCGCGAGACGGATCGGCGAAGGCGAACGCCGCGGCCGTGTCGTGCCCCGCGCAGCGGAATACCGTCACCTCGGCGCCGAGGCCGGTCGCGCTGCGCGCCTCGGAGGTGAGCGGGCCGACGACCGACCCCACGGCGTGCACGCGGGGGAGCGCGTCATTCGAGACCCCGACCGCCGAGGACAGTTCCGGAGTGAATGCCGGGGTATCCGCCCGCAGCAGCTGGCTCGTCGACGCGATGGTGGGGTCCGTGCCGGTCTTCCCCGTGAGCCAGTAGACCCAGAGGTCCGGCACGAAGAGGAGCGTCCGTCCGTCCGCCGTTCCGAGCGTCGACTCCGCGCTCAAACGAAGCGCCGTGTTGATCGCGTGGTCGGGGATCCCGGAGAGAGCGTATACCGATTCGACCGAGAGCGGCCGCCCGGCGACGACCGGCGCGGGATCGGGCGCGCCGCGGTAGCTGCGAACGGGCAGCTCCGCTCGCCCGTCCGCGTCGACCAGGGTCCAATCGACGCCCCAGGAGTCCACTCCGATCCCGGCCAGGCGATATCCCTCGGACTCGCACGTCGCTCCGGCGCGGCGCAGACCGACGAGCGTCTCG
Above is a genomic segment from Leucobacter rhizosphaerae containing:
- a CDS encoding ATP-binding cassette domain-containing protein, with amino-acid sequence MTSTAQREPLLQASGIVKSFGHVRAVRGADFTVYPGEIVSLIGDNGAGKSTLVKMLAGAIRPDSGEIRFDGKPVAFENPHDARRYGIETVYQDLALAQDLDPAANLYLGRELMRSGVLGALGFLDRKRMLDTAEREMSDLGVKLKDITAPVAELSGGQKQSVAVARAAMWAKRIIFMDEPTAALGVVQTKQVLELIRRVRDAGIAVVLISHNMPQVLEVSDRVEVLRLGQRVATFDAATTSVDDLVAAMTSGEKEGK
- a CDS encoding class II aldolase/adducin family protein — its product is MTDTAHSRIAEIVDLTRRAGDPEREFAILAEGNTSLRTADDRMLVKATGTSMSEAGPESFVEVDLPSYWAAIDEGPEGDDEFVRELFSRATTWGRGRPSVESVLHAVCQRLDGVDAVLHTHPVPVNALLCSDRADLLIEGSLFPDQIVVMGRHPLMVPYIDPGLPLARAVSNALREHIDRHGERPRVIYLRNHGVFALAGSAEEALSITQMTVKCAEVLGAALSIGGPVFLSDAHASRIDTRPDELLRRTMLAGEIG
- a CDS encoding SDR family oxidoreductase, with the protein product MEQLAGTTAVVTGASSGIGRAYARALADAGASVVLVGRNAERLRQVAQSLPGEHLAVPVDVSADGGASEIIGAATDRFGSIDVLLANAGLYLPGDFAEADLAEVRALLDVNVFGAMALVREALPAMIAAGSGDIIVTSSVSGHQAIHWEPVYSASKHAMQSFTHGVRRQLVGTGVRMGAIAPGVVLNELWGIGEDAATEIAAEIAAARGIDSTDVAEAVLFMLTRPRHVNIRDLVILPTSQEI
- a CDS encoding rhamnulokinase, with translation MQAPSAALPERRAYAAVDLGASSGRVVLGVPDGDAGWRFTEVHRFANEVSEMEGVDVWDVEHLYAETLVGLRRAGATCESEGYRLAGIGVDSWGVDWTLVDADGRAELPVRSYRGAPDPAPVVAGRPLSVESVYALSGIPDHAINTALRLSAESTLGTADGRTLLFVPDLWVYWLTGKTGTDPTIASTSQLLRADTPAFTPELSSAVGVSNDALPRVHAVGSVVGPLTSEARSATGLGAEVTVFRCAGHDTAAAFAFADPSRDGVAEVLISSGTWSLVGAALAAPLTTEEARLRGFSNEHGATGTLLLQNQTGLWILQECLREWGSPDLASLLESVQRLPFDPRTFTTSAPELFGTGPMETRVRALCIAAGRALPNGRVSVVHAIIDSLAAAYASGVRDTVALTGVQPARIRIVGGGSRNDRLCRLTAELTGLPVIAGPAEATAIGTVAIQAAADGAVSHPAEVFDALDDAHVRHYPTTDTALVKETPA